From the Ensifer adhaerens genome, the window TTTGGGTCGGGTAGACCCAGCCAAACGTGATCCAGGGAGGACGAGAGAGTGCCCGTGCCGAGAAAGATAATCATAGACACCGATCCCGGGCAGGACGATGCCGCCGCAATCATGCTCGCGTTCGGAAGCCCGGAAGAGATCGACTTGCTCGGTATTACCACGGTTGCCGGCAACGTGCCGTTGGCCCTGACGGCCCGCAACGCCCGTGTTCTTTGCGAGCTCTGCGATCGGCCGAAAGTTCGGGTCTTTTCCGGCGCCGACAAGCCGATCGCCCGCCCGCTGGTGACCGCCGAGCACGTCCACGGCAAGACCGGCCTCGATGGCCCGACGCTCGACGAGCCGACGATGAAGCTCGAGGAACAGCACGCGGTCGACTTCATCGTCGAAACCCTTCGCAACGAGACTGAGGGCACCGTGACGCTCTGCACCCTCGGCCCGCTCACCAACATTGCGCTCGCGCTTCAGAAGGCGCCCGAGATCGCGCCGCGGGTGAAGGAACTGGTGATGATGGGCGGCGGCTTCTTTGAAGGCGGCAACATCACGCCGGCGGCCGAGTTCAACATCTATGTCGATCCGGAAGCCGCCGATATCGTCTTCCGCTCGGGCATTCCGATCGTGATGATGCCGCTCGACGTCACCCATCGCGTGCTGACCCACAAGGCGCGGGTGCAGAAGATCCGCGACATCGGCAGCCGCCCGGCGATCGCCATGGCGGAGATGCTCGAATTCTTCGAGCGCTTTGATATCGAGAAATACGGCACCGATGGCGGCCCGCTGCACGACCCGACCGTCATCGCCTATCTGCTGCGCCCCGAGCTTTTCACCGGCCGGGATTGCAACGTCGAGATCGAGACCAAGTCGCCGCTGACGGCGGGCATGACGGTTGTCGACTGGTGGCAGGTCACCGGCCGGCCGCACAACGCCAAGGTCATGCGCTTCGTCGACGACCAGGGCTTCTTCGATCTTTTGACCGAGCGGCTGGCGCGCATCTGATCCCGCGCCAGATCGCCAAGCATCAAACAAAAACGGCGCCCCGAGGGCGCCGTTTCTTTTTCTCGATCTGTTGATCAGAACTCTTCCCAATTGTCCTGGGCAAGCGCGTTGGCGCCCGAGGTCTGGGTGAGTACCCGCTGCGTCGAGGCCGAGTAGCTGCTGCGTGCCGGGCTTGCAGCCGGAGCCGGCCGCGCCTCGCGGACGGGAGCCGGTGCCGGACGTTCGGCCGCACGCATGCGTTCGGCTGTGCCACGCAGCATCTCGGACGAGGAGGGCTGCGCCGAACCGGAGGCCTGGGCGACGCGGAAGCGGGCAACCAGCGCGTTGAGCGTCCGCGCCTCTTCGTTGAGCGCCATGCCGGCGGCCGTCGTCTCTTCGACCATGGCGGCGTTCTGCTGGGTCACCTGGTCCATCTGGTTGACGGCCGAGTTGATCTCCTTCAGGCCGACGGCCTGCTCGGAGGCCGAGCTCGAGATCTGGCGGATGAGGCCGTTGATCTGAACGACCTGCTCAGCGATCTTCTCGAGTGCGCCGCCGGCCTTGCCGACGAGATCGACGCCTTCGCGCACCTGTCCGGCCGAGGTGTTGATCAGAGTCTTGATCTCCTTGGCGGCATTGGCGGAGCGCTGGGCGAGCTCGCGCACTTCCTGGGCGACGACGGCAAACCCCTTGCCGGCATCGCCGGCACGGGCGGCTTCGACGCCGGCGTTGAGCGCCAAAAGGTTGGTCTGGAAGGCGATCTCGTCGATGACGCCGATGATGCGGCTGACTTCGTGCGACGACTGCTCAATACCCTTCATCGCGGCAATGGCCTTCTGCACCACTTCGCCCGACTGTCCGGCATCGCTGCTGGCCACTTCCACCGACTTGGCGGCGACCTTGGCGTTTTCGGCGCTGGCGTTGACCTGCGAAGTCAATTCGTCGAGGGCCGCCGCGGTTTCTTCCAGGCTTGCCGCCTGCTGTTCGGTGCGGTGCGACAGGTCGTTGGCGGCGCTGCTGATTTCGCTTGTGCCGTTGCCGATGTTGACGACCGAATGGTTGACGGTGCGGATCGTCTCTTCGAGGCTTTCCATCGTCGCGTTGAAGTCGCGCTTCAGCTGAGCGTATTCGCCGGGGAAATCGTCGGTGATGCGGAAAGCGAGATCGCCGGACGACAGGTGCGACAGGCCCTTGCCGAGGCGGGCGACGATGTCGCGCTGAAGGGCGCCGGTTTCGGCACGCTCGGTTTCCGAGCGATTGCGCTCGCGTTCGGCCTGTTCGCGCTCGTGGCGGGCTTCGCCCTCCAGGCGCTTGGTGTCGGCAAGCTGATGGCGGAAGCCTTCGAGCGCCTTGGCGACTTCGCCGGTTTCGTCGGAGCGATCCTGGCCGGCAATCGACTTTGTGTAGTCGCCGTGGCTGAGGTTGGCGACGTCCTTGACCAGTGCCGCGAGAGGCTTCTGCACGAAACCACGCACGGCGAGATATAGACCGAGCAGCACGGCGCCGAGTACGACGAGGCCGCCGACGATCATCATGTAGGTCTGGTCCTTGACCGGGGCATTGATCGCGGTGCGCGGCACGTCGACGAGCACGACCCAGCTGGTGTTCACGCCCGAGAGGGTGAACGGATAGACGAGACGGTCGAAAGGCTCGTTGCCATCATAGGAAAGGTTGGAGACGATGCCCGGCTTGCCGGAGGCAAGCGCATTCTTGACGACGTCGTTGCCTTCGCCGTCATATTCCTTGAGCAGGAGTTCCGGGATCGGCGCCACCAGCCATTTGCCGCTCTGCGAGAGGAGGTAGACGCGACCGGTATCGAAGGGCTTCAGCTTCGCCAGGCCATCGCCGAGCGATGCGAGCGAAATGTCGACGCCGGTAACGCCGAGAAGCTTGTCGCCGGACATGACCGGATAGGCGATCGAGCTCATCGCGGTCGGGATGTCGGTGTCCTGCGCGGTGTAGGGCTGGGTGATCGCGCCCTTGCCGCTTTTTGCAGCGAGTTTGTACCACTCGGCCGCGTAGTCGGCGCCGAAAGTGGAGTACTGGATTTCGTTGGTGCGGCTCTTCGACCAGTAGGGCGTGAAGATGCCCTTGTCGTTGCCGCCCAGTTCCTTGTTGTTGACGACGTCCTCCTGGCGACCGTCGAAGGCCTTGGGCTCCTCAGCGAACCAGCTTCCGAAGGCGAAGGGGTTCTGCTCGAGGTTCGCCCTCAGGATATTGATCACCCCCGTGCGCTCCAGCGACTTTTCGGCATGCGCGCGGCCAAGAATGCCGGCCATCGAGCGCGCTGCACTTGCAAGCTCGCCGATGTCGCCGGCGATGTCCGAGGCGATTGCCCGGGCTTCACCGCTTGCCTGTTCGAGGACCAGCGTTTCGACGCGATCCTGGGTCTGGGAGATAAGAACGAAATTCGAAGCGAGCAGGACTAGTGCGATCGTGCCGCCTGTCACCGCGATCAGTTTGGTCGCCAGCGATTTGGCTTGGAACTTGAACATGAAATCCTCACGTGCTGGGAGGTCCGCAGACTTTCACCTGCGGTGGACGCATTTCGCAATGGGGGTGAACTCCATCATGGAGCGTCAGATGCCGACCGGCATGTCGGAGGCAACCGGGTCATTTTCGACCGGCTCTCTCAGGGTCCTGAATAGACTGGAGATTCTTAAAATTGGGCCAACGCGGACGCTGTTTTACCTGTTGCTTTGATAAAATTGCGCGCGGAGCTTTATCTCCGCGACATCGCCTGTCCGGATTGCGCAAACGCTGATTTCAAGGGCTGGAGACGGTCAAGCGCCAGAGCGTGGCAGGAAGAAAGTGCGGGCGCATTTTGCCCGCACTCGGCTTTGTTTCCGCGGAGCATTCGCATTGTAGGTCTGGGTCGATCCGACCCAGACGCGTCGCGAACTAAATGCGTGATGCCACTTCCGAGGCAAGCGGGATCGAAGGTTGTGCGCCGCGCTTGAGGCAGGCGAGCGAACCGGCAACGGCGGCACGGCGCAACGCCTCGGGGAAGGCAATGCCGGCATCCAAGCTGGCCGCGAGATAGCCGCAGAAGGTGTCGCCGGCGCCGACCGTATCCACCGGTTCGATCTTCAGGCCCTTGGCACGCTGGATTTCGCCCTCGTGCACGGCGACTACGCCATCGGCGCCAAGCGTGACGATGACGGTCTGTCCGGTCTCCGCATGGAGCGCCTTCATCGCGTCTTCGCGTTCCGCACTGCTGATGCCGCTCTTGCCGGCCAGCAGCTCGAATTCGGTCTCGTTGGCAATGACGATATCGGCCATGCGACCGAGACGTGCTGCATCCGGCGTCAGCGGCGCGATGTTGATGACCGAGCGTACGCCCTTCTGTTTGGCTGCGTTCAAGGCTTTCTCGACCGAGGCTGCGGGAATTTCGAGCTGCAGCATCAACGTGTCGCCAGGCTTCATGCCGTCGACGGCCTTCACCGCATCGGCCTCGTCGACGGTCGCATTGGCGCTGGCGACCACGACGATGACGTTTTCGCCGTCACCTCCGACGAGGATGTGGGCGGTGCCGGTCGGCTCATCTACCGTCTTGGTCAGCGACATGTCCGTGCCGGCACCCTTCAAGAGTTCCAAGGCGCCTTCGGCGAAGCTGTCGGCACCGACGGCACCCGCCATCTGCACTGTCGCTCCGGCACGTCGTGCGGCAAGCGCCTGGTTTGCGCCCTTGCCGCCGGCGGCGGTCGAAAAGCCCGTCCCGGCGACGGTCTCGCCCGGCTTCGGAAGGCGTGCGGTCGTGGCGATCAGGTCCATGTTGATGGACCCAAAAACAGTGATCATGTGAAAATTTCCCGTCGGATTAGAGAGTGGGCCGGAGAGTGCCCGAGAGCCTCAGTCCTCGTCAACCACCCGCAGACGCAATTGCCCCACCCGGTTGTCGACGGCAGCGCGCGGGTCGGTTGCCTCCTGCATGCCGCCTTCGGCCTCGAGTTCGAGCGCCTCGATCTTGGCACCGCGCCGGGTGAGTTTGCTGGACGAGATCAGAATATCCTCGACGTCCTTCTGGCTCATGGCGAAATGGCCCTGGAGCTTGCGCACGCGCTCGTCGAGACGGCCGAGGTCCTCCATCAATCTGGCGACCTCGCCCTGGATCAGATGCGCCTGCTCACGCATGCGCGCATCCTTGAGGATCGCCTGAATCACCTGGATCGACAGCAGGAGCAGGGAAGGGGAAACGATGACGATCCGCTGGCGGTGTGCCTTCTGCACGATCGCTTCGAAATGCTCGTGGATTTCGGCGAAGATCGATTCGGATGGCACGAAGAGGAACGCGGTGTCCTGCGTCTCTCCGGAGATCAGATATTTGCTGGCGATATCGCGCACATGCGTTTCCATGTCGCGGCGGAAAAGCTGGGCGATCTGCTGGCGGCGTTCGGCATCCGGTGCGTCACGCATCGCGTTCCAGGCTTCCAGCGGAAACTTGGCGTCGATGACGAGCGGCGGCTGGCCGTTCGGCATGCGGATCGTGCAGTCGGGTCGCGCGCCGTTCGACAGCGTCGCCTGGAAGGCGAAGGCGCCCATCGGCAGCCCGTCGGCGATGATCGCCTCCATGCGCGACTGGCCGAAGGCGCCGCGCGTCTGCTTGTTGGAAAGGATTGCCTGCAGCCCGGCCATGTCCTTGGCGAGCGACTGGATGTTGTTCTGGGCGTTGTCGATGACCGCCAGCCGTTCCTGCAGCCGCCTGAGGTTTTCGTGCGTCGCCTTGGTCTGTTCGGTGATCGACGCGCCGATGCGATGGGTCATGCCGTCGATGCGCTGGCTGAGCGTCTGGTTGAGTTCCGCCTGCCGCGCGCCGAAGACTTCGGCCATGGCGGCGACCCGCCCTTGCATCTCCGTCTGGGCGGCGAGCAGCATTGCCATCTGCTCCTGCCGCTCCTCGTCGCGGTTGTCCCGTCGCCGCGAAAACGCCATCAAAATTGCAACGACGACCACCAGGCCGACGGCAATCGCGAGATGGCCCAGCGTGATCGGCAAGGCGCCGATGAAAAACAGCGGCTGGGCGAAGGGGAAAGGCGCGGGTTCCATGCGCCAAACCTAACAGATTCTTTGGTTATGTGTAGATCAAAACAAGAACATTTGCGCCGTGCGGTTAACGCGGGCCTGTCCAGGAAAGGCTGCCGAAGGTGGCAAGCCAATTTCCTTGCACGCCGATGGAAAGATCGGCTATGGGAGCAGCATGACGATCAAGCCGCTTATCATCCTTCCCGATCCTGTGCTTCGCCAGGTTTCCACGCCGATCGAAACCGTCGACGCGGACGTCCGTCGTCTTGCCGACGACATGCTCGAAACCATGTACGATGCCCCCGGCATCGGCCTTGCCGCGATCCAGATCGGTGTCGCCAGGCGCATGCTGGTGCTCGACGTTTCGAAGGAAGGCGACGAGAAGACACCGCTCGTCTTCATCAATCCCGAGATCGTCGCTTCGTCCGATACCTATTCGGTCTACGAGGAAGGCTGCCTGTCGATCCCGGATTATTACGCCGAGGTCGAGCGCCCCGCGTCGATCACCGTCAAGCATCTCGACCGTGACGGCAAGCAGCAGACGATCGAGGCCGACGGCCTGCTCGCCACCTGCCTGCAGCACGAGATCGATCACCTGAACGGCGTGTTGTTCATCGATCACATCTCCAAGCTCAAGCGCGACATGGTGATCCGAAAGTTCACCAAGGCCGCCAAGACGCGCGGCGCCAAGGCGATCTGAGCCTTCGATCGCGCAAGCGGTCGCGAACAGATCGCGCGAACGGCTGAATTTGACTCCAGGAAAAGCGTGAAACGGTTTTCCGCCCGGGGTTGCCCTGTTTCAGAGAATGAGATCATTTCGCCGTTTCCCCGCATGAAGTGATCTGAGAGGACGGAGTTACCGCCTTGTCGCTTCGCATCATCTTCATGGGTACGCCGGAATTTTCCGTGCCGACGCTGGCAGCGCTCGCAGAAGCCGGTCACCAGATCGTTGCCGCCTATACGCAGCCGCCGCGGCCGGGCGGCCGCCGCGGGCTCGACCTGCAGAAGTCGCCGGTGCACCAGGCAGCCGAACTCCTCGGCATTCCCGTGCTGACGCCGCTAAACTTCAAGGACGAGGCGGATCGCCAGGCCTTCCGTGATTTCGACGCCGACGTCGCCGTCGTCGTCGCCTATGGCCTGCTTCTGCCCGAGGCCATCCTCACGGGCACCAAGCTCGGCTGCTACAATGGCCACGCCTCGCTGCTGCCGCGCTGGCGCGGTGCCGCGCCCATCCAGCGCGCGATCATGGCCGGCGATCATGAGACCGGCATGATGGTGATGAAGATGGAAAAGGGGCTCGATACCGGTCCGGTCGCTCTCACCAAGACGGTCCAGATCGGCGAGACGATGACCGGTGGCGAACTGCACGACCGGCTGATGCAGGTCGGCGCCAGCCTGATGCGGGAGGCGATGGCGAAGCTCGAGGCCGACGATCTGCCGCTGACGGTCCAGGCCGAGGACGGTGTCGTCTACGCCCAGAAGATCAGCAAGGCGGAAACCCGCATCGACTTCGCCCGTCCTTCGCGCGAGGTGCATGATCACATCCGCGGCCTGTCGCCGTTCCCGGGCGCCTGGTTCGAACTCGAAATCGCCGGCAAGCCGGAACGCATCAAGGTGCTGAACTCCGAGCCGGCTTCCGGCACGGGCGAGGCCGGAACGGTGCTCGATGACAGCCTGAAGATCGCCTGCGCCGAAGGCGCGGTTCGGCTGACCCGCCTGCAGCGCGCCGGCGGCAAGGCGCTCGGAGCGGCCGACTTCCTGCGCGGAACGCCGGTTGCGCCCGGCACGAGGGTCGGCTGATGCCGCGCTTCAAGCTGACCGTCGAATATGACGGCTCTGATTATGTCGGCTGGCAGCGGCAGGACAATGGCGAGTCTGTGCAAGGGGCGATCGAAAAGGCGATCCTGTCTCTGACCGGCGATACCGTTTCGATCCGTGGCGCCGGCCGCACCGATTCCGGCGTACACGCCAGCGGCCAGGTCATGCATGCCGATCTGACCCGTCCGTGGAAGCCCTATACGCTGCGCAATGCGCTGAACGCGCATCTGGGCCTTGCGCGCGAGCGAGTGGCGATCCTCGAGGCCGAGGAAGTGTCCGAGGAATTCGACGCCCGCTTCTCGGCGCTGCGCCGGCATTATCTCTACCGCATCATCTCACGGCCCGCGCCGCTGGCACTTGAAGCCCGGCGCGCCTGGTGGGTGCCGAAGCCGCTCGACCATGAGGCGATGCATGCGGGCGCCCAGCGCCTCGTCGGCCATCACGATTTCACCACCTTCCGCTCCGCCCATTGCCAGGCGACGAGCCCGGTGCGGACGCTCGACCGGCTGGACGTCGCGCTCGTTGGCGGCGTCATCGAGATCCGCGCGACGGCGCAGAGCTTCCTGCACAACCAGATCCGGTCCTTTGCGGGATCGCTGAAGCTGGTGGGCGAGGGCAAATGGTCGCCGGACGATTTGCAGGCAGCGCTTGAAGCGCGCAACCGCAAGGCCTGCGGCCCCGTGGCCCCGCCCGATGGGCTTTATTTCCTGCAAGTGGATTACTGATCGCGAGCCGATCCTGAAGCTCTGAAGCACGATCCTATAGCATGTCGTTATCGCAAAACCGCTGCGCACAGTTGCGCGTCACACTCTAGCTCGGGATCAGGCCGAAGAAGCGCTGCAGCAGGTCGCCGATCATCATCGAGGGCAGCAGGAATAGCGCCGTCAGCGCCGAGGCCAGCAGCGTCTGGTTGCCCGTCAGCATGCGCAGGAGCCGGAAGAGCACAGCGATGCTGACCACGAGCAGCGTCAGCCAGATCAGGCTCGTCAAGCCTTGGCTTCCGGGAATGGTGAGCCTGATCGCCGCCGGCACCGCCATCGCGTAGGAAAGCGGCACGGAGAGCCAGTTGGTGGTGACGATGATCGGCACCACTGCTCCTGCAAAACCGAGCGGACGGGACAGAATGGCGATCAGCACCAGCGGCAGCAGCCAGCTGACGAGATCGACGACCAGCAGCTTGAAGATGAAGCCTATGCCGATCACCGTCCCATCGGGCATCGCCGACAAATAGTAGAACCGCCAGGACGCCCAGGTAACGGCGATCGCCGGCAGGCACCAGAGCATCGACGTGAACGAGCGCCAGAGGCCGCTCTCGCTGAAATCGAGCCAGCGGAAACCCTCTTGGTTGCCCTGAGCCAAGAGCCAAAGGCCCTTGATATAGGCAAGCACCTCGTCAAGCAGCGGCATGGCCGAACCAGCGGAGGACGAAGGTCTCGTAAATATTGGTGAGGGTTTCGAGGTCGGCGACGGCGACACGTTCGTCGACCATGTGCATGGTCTGGCCGACCAGGCCAAACTCCACCACCGGGCAATAGTCCTTGATGAAGCGCGCGTCCGATGTGCCACCGGTCGTCGACAGCTTCGGCTGTCGGCCGGTGACAGCCTCGACGGCGCCC encodes:
- a CDS encoding ribokinase; amino-acid sequence: MITVFGSINMDLIATTARLPKPGETVAGTGFSTAAGGKGANQALAARRAGATVQMAGAVGADSFAEGALELLKGAGTDMSLTKTVDEPTGTAHILVGGDGENVIVVVASANATVDEADAVKAVDGMKPGDTLMLQLEIPAASVEKALNAAKQKGVRSVINIAPLTPDAARLGRMADIVIANETEFELLAGKSGISSAEREDAMKALHAETGQTVIVTLGADGVVAVHEGEIQRAKGLKIEPVDTVGAGDTFCGYLAASLDAGIAFPEALRRAAVAGSLACLKRGAQPSIPLASEVASRI
- a CDS encoding methyl-accepting chemotaxis protein, coding for MFKFQAKSLATKLIAVTGGTIALVLLASNFVLISQTQDRVETLVLEQASGEARAIASDIAGDIGELASAARSMAGILGRAHAEKSLERTGVINILRANLEQNPFAFGSWFAEEPKAFDGRQEDVVNNKELGGNDKGIFTPYWSKSRTNEIQYSTFGADYAAEWYKLAAKSGKGAITQPYTAQDTDIPTAMSSIAYPVMSGDKLLGVTGVDISLASLGDGLAKLKPFDTGRVYLLSQSGKWLVAPIPELLLKEYDGEGNDVVKNALASGKPGIVSNLSYDGNEPFDRLVYPFTLSGVNTSWVVLVDVPRTAINAPVKDQTYMMIVGGLVVLGAVLLGLYLAVRGFVQKPLAALVKDVANLSHGDYTKSIAGQDRSDETGEVAKALEGFRHQLADTKRLEGEARHEREQAERERNRSETERAETGALQRDIVARLGKGLSHLSSGDLAFRITDDFPGEYAQLKRDFNATMESLEETIRTVNHSVVNIGNGTSEISSAANDLSHRTEQQAASLEETAAALDELTSQVNASAENAKVAAKSVEVASSDAGQSGEVVQKAIAAMKGIEQSSHEVSRIIGVIDEIAFQTNLLALNAGVEAARAGDAGKGFAVVAQEVRELAQRSANAAKEIKTLINTSAGQVREGVDLVGKAGGALEKIAEQVVQINGLIRQISSSASEQAVGLKEINSAVNQMDQVTQQNAAMVEETTAAGMALNEEARTLNALVARFRVAQASGSAQPSSSEMLRGTAERMRAAERPAPAPVREARPAPAASPARSSYSASTQRVLTQTSGANALAQDNWEEF
- the fmt gene encoding methionyl-tRNA formyltransferase, which produces MSLRIIFMGTPEFSVPTLAALAEAGHQIVAAYTQPPRPGGRRGLDLQKSPVHQAAELLGIPVLTPLNFKDEADRQAFRDFDADVAVVVAYGLLLPEAILTGTKLGCYNGHASLLPRWRGAAPIQRAIMAGDHETGMMVMKMEKGLDTGPVALTKTVQIGETMTGGELHDRLMQVGASLMREAMAKLEADDLPLTVQAEDGVVYAQKISKAETRIDFARPSREVHDHIRGLSPFPGAWFELEIAGKPERIKVLNSEPASGTGEAGTVLDDSLKIACAEGAVRLTRLQRAGGKALGAADFLRGTPVAPGTRVG
- the truA gene encoding tRNA pseudouridine(38-40) synthase TruA, with protein sequence MPRFKLTVEYDGSDYVGWQRQDNGESVQGAIEKAILSLTGDTVSIRGAGRTDSGVHASGQVMHADLTRPWKPYTLRNALNAHLGLARERVAILEAEEVSEEFDARFSALRRHYLYRIISRPAPLALEARRAWWVPKPLDHEAMHAGAQRLVGHHDFTTFRSAHCQATSPVRTLDRLDVALVGGVIEIRATAQSFLHNQIRSFAGSLKLVGEGKWSPDDLQAALEARNRKACGPVAPPDGLYFLQVDY
- a CDS encoding nucleoside hydrolase, which encodes MPVPRKIIIDTDPGQDDAAAIMLAFGSPEEIDLLGITTVAGNVPLALTARNARVLCELCDRPKVRVFSGADKPIARPLVTAEHVHGKTGLDGPTLDEPTMKLEEQHAVDFIVETLRNETEGTVTLCTLGPLTNIALALQKAPEIAPRVKELVMMGGGFFEGGNITPAAEFNIYVDPEAADIVFRSGIPIVMMPLDVTHRVLTHKARVQKIRDIGSRPAIAMAEMLEFFERFDIEKYGTDGGPLHDPTVIAYLLRPELFTGRDCNVEIETKSPLTAGMTVVDWWQVTGRPHNAKVMRFVDDQGFFDLLTERLARI
- a CDS encoding DNA recombination protein RmuC, yielding MEPAPFPFAQPLFFIGALPITLGHLAIAVGLVVVVAILMAFSRRRDNRDEERQEQMAMLLAAQTEMQGRVAAMAEVFGARQAELNQTLSQRIDGMTHRIGASITEQTKATHENLRRLQERLAVIDNAQNNIQSLAKDMAGLQAILSNKQTRGAFGQSRMEAIIADGLPMGAFAFQATLSNGARPDCTIRMPNGQPPLVIDAKFPLEAWNAMRDAPDAERRQQIAQLFRRDMETHVRDIASKYLISGETQDTAFLFVPSESIFAEIHEHFEAIVQKAHRQRIVIVSPSLLLLSIQVIQAILKDARMREQAHLIQGEVARLMEDLGRLDERVRKLQGHFAMSQKDVEDILISSSKLTRRGAKIEALELEAEGGMQEATDPRAAVDNRVGQLRLRVVDED
- the def gene encoding peptide deformylase, with the protein product MTIKPLIILPDPVLRQVSTPIETVDADVRRLADDMLETMYDAPGIGLAAIQIGVARRMLVLDVSKEGDEKTPLVFINPEIVASSDTYSVYEEGCLSIPDYYAEVERPASITVKHLDRDGKQQTIEADGLLATCLQHEIDHLNGVLFIDHISKLKRDMVIRKFTKAAKTRGAKAI